The Theobroma cacao cultivar B97-61/B2 chromosome 2, Criollo_cocoa_genome_V2, whole genome shotgun sequence genome includes the window GTATAcatttttgtttggttttgattttgtgGTTATGTTGGGCCCGATGTCTAGGTAGAAAGACAAATCAGTTTTAATAGATTATTAGGtacaataaaaaagataagatacatataaaaatgattaaacgTTAAGAAAGaacagaaattaaaaaatagcaaattaaaaattaaaaaataaacgaGAATAAATTAGGaagaattagaattaaaatgtaatgaaacaaaaatatgaaatatattaattgaaaaagctAGCTTTATATAAAATGGAGAGGGATATAAATgaagagagaatgaaaatgaaaagatagagaattattaatataaataaaacaattaataccgatgatgggatgatcggTCGGGACGCGAGAAGTCGTAATCTCGGGCCCATATTCCCTAGGTTTGAAATCCGAATCAAGGCTCCacagtacgatgggagggcctcgatttcaagatcccgaaattttaatttgactatacaaaagttattcaataaaaataataactaaataacaatagataaaaaaatgatgataaaaataataataattcgaatatatagtaaataattaatttgtgaaaatgcaatatatatgacattaaataaaaaaataaaaaaaattaaataaataataataaaaatctaagacaataactaatttaaaattaagcattaaatggaatcataaacaatttatctaattataaaaggaaaatataagagtaacctagaataaaaaaatgtaaagtatgaaaaaataataactagaaataaaatagaaagtatgataaaaaataaaataaaatgaaaataataattaaataataaaaaaatgacaaaaaaagttgataattgcattagcatagcatatatatatgttacatcattgcatataaatatttttgttttcgagtttaagccccgatAATGGGATCTTTCGAGGATCTTACGAATGGGGGTATTCCTCGAAAAGTTCTCTAGGTGAAAAAGTGTCCCCaggtcccaccagtatgatgggagggttcGAGAAACATcattaataaaaggcttttgtccgaattaggttcattatgcacgaaaacgttatttttaaagaaaaacgtacTGTGACCCCGATGATGAGAATTATTCGTTAAATTTGCGAATGCGAGTTTATcggataattccctaggtggGAGAACACCCCGGATCCCACCAGcatgatgggcggattcggGAGAACgtcctcgataaaaggttattcgtccGACATTTTAATCTCATGCCATGCATCTCATCTTTcctcacatttgcattccattttaggttaaataggagataaaataagagaataataaccaaaaaaatatagtgaacttaaaaattaaagcctaataggataatctaaaaaatggtaccgttcataaAACGAGCATcccgggggtgctaatccttccccggaCGTAACCATACTCCCAAGCCTAGATCAAGAAAATCGTAGACCAATTTAAGGTTCTCTTCGGcaggcttaaaattaatttaaggctttgtcgattagaatcgagtcaataggtggccaatcgcacttagcaaaaaagattgatggtgactcttaattttttagagttttcactcGCGTTTGACgatcgggttcccggacctgCACATTACGATAACACCAAATGCTGACGTGATAATGCCACGTTAACGTGTCAGCACTTGAACTCAAATGTGAAGTGGCAGTGCCACGTCATGTTGATATGTTGACGTGGCAATCTTTGGGCTCGAGATGCCATGTGGCACACCAAGAGGTCACCACATGGTGCATTAAGAGGCTTACATATGACACACTTATTTATCAAAACAAGATGTGTTCTTGATGAGGTTTTGAATCCAAGATCTTTAACAAGAATGCCAAAGCCTTTAGTTATAACTTGCTTgtgttttatttattcttttcttttctttttttcttttttacttttttcctcaaaattacgtcgttttggaattttttatttttaaagaaggCTTTCAAGAGTTTTTATAGCTAGAGTTTTTGAGCATGTAAAAGTACTTCAAAACGATGTCATtttgaggaaagaaagaaaaaaaaatagagaaaaaaagaaacaatagaAGACAAGTAAGTTATGATCATTAATGAAGGTTTGGATGTGGTGTTATAAgctttaatatatttattaaaggTTTTGAGTTCGAACCTCATGAGCATACATGTTGTTTTATATTAtgattttgaataaaaaaattaaattaaaaaaaatcctaataTAAGGACTTCAcagatattttaataaaaaaaatattagtttGAGAAATAATGTATGATTTACAATTGTCAAGTCTGATTTGCGTAAAGATGAATTTTGCGCGTAAAATTTATGTGCTTGGAAATTGGGAATACAAAGCGTCAAATTTGGACAGTGGCTTCTTACAAACACAGCCAACTTCCTCGTCATTCGACATTAAGACTGCTTTGTCTTGTGCGTTGAGAAGCCTTCCCTCCCTTTTACttggtttaattttaaaaacaaaacgtCGAGGTAGGTGGGGCCCTTGACAATATGGTTATGCCGTATGGCCATGTGCCTACCCCCAAAAGAGCTCCGGCTCCGTTCAAATTGAAAATGTCgcacattaaaaaaaaaagcgcGTTTGACTATAAACGCCTGAATCTCATCGCCATTATATGTATTATTGACACAAACGTATAGTTTCCTTTTTAATGGAATAAGTCTCTGTCCAGGCGAGATCGGCCCTTGCGCTATCTTCCAGAAGccacaaaattaaaaaacatgtACACAGATCACAACATTACGGAAGATTCAATCGCAGAAAAGGATAGGTAaagcaattaaaagtattattaCTGGCACTCACTCCTTTTCCAGACTAATTAGGTGATCTAATTTCAGTAGGATTAAGGCTTCTACTTGGTGTGTTTGTTAGTACTAATTCCATGTTCTCAACTGTTTCCGTAATTTACAATTTCCTTATGGAATAAGCAAAATCGTATTCAACTTGGCAATTTGCACAAAGAACGAAAATGAGTATCAGAAATATCAAAATTGTCCTAATGTGGCTATGCCCAATCCTCGCATCCCCACTACTACCCATATGGacccaaaaggaaaagaaaaccctAGTCGTTAACGCTTCAAATTATTCACCCCCAAGGGAAAAcgataaatataaaaaattaaacgcGTAATAAACCCGCTCAGTGCTCATACATCCAATCCATTTCCTACCTTCTCTTTtcccaaaaaggaaaacaaatccAAACCCGGTTTACCACCTCCTCCAATTCCCTAGTTTCTCTTTAATGCCATGTCTCTCCGTTACCGTCACGGCCCTCAGTCGGGCCCGCCCCGAACCGCTCCGCCTGAAGACGAGCCCTACAACATAATCCCAGTCCACAACCTCCTCGCCGACCACCCTTCCCTCCGTTTCCCGGAAGTACGCGCCGCCGCTGCCGCACTACGTGCCGTCGGAGATCTACGAAAGCCTCCTTACGGACAATGGCACCCTGCCATGGACCTCTTGGACTGGCTGTCTCTCTTCTTCGGATTCCAACACGGCAACGTCAAGAACCAGAGGGAACACCTCGTCCTCCATCTGGCTAACGCCCAGATGCGGCTAACCCCTCCGCCGGACAACATTGATACCCTCGACGCCGGCGTCCTCCGCAGATTCCGCCGCCAGCTCCTCAAAAACTACACTAGCTGGTGCTCTTATTTAGGCAAAAAATCGAACATATGGATCTCCGATAGCAGCCGCTCTAACTCTGATCACCGGCGTGAGTTACTTTACGTAGGGCTTTATTTGTTGATCTGGGGCGAATCTGCGAATCTCCGTTTCATGCCTGAATGCATCTGCTACATCTTCCATCACATGGCAATGGAATTAAACAAGATTCTCGAAGATTACATCGATGAAAACACTGGTCAGCCTGTTATGCCGTCGATATCAGGAGATAACGCGTTTTTGGACCGTGTCGTAAAGCCGATATACGAGACGGTAAAGGCGGAAGTTGAGAGTAGCAAGAACGGAACGGCGCCGCATAGTGCTtggaggaattatgatgatttGAATGAGTATTTTTGGAGTAGGAGATGTTTTCAGAAACTCAAGTGGCCGATTGATGTGGGCAGTAATTATTTTGTTACTTCCAGTGGAAGTAAACATATTGGGAAAACTGGGTTCGTTGAGCAAAGGTCGTTTTGGAATCTTTACCGGAGTTTTGATAGGCTTTGGGTGATgctgtttttgtttcttcagGCGGCGATTATTGTGGCTTGGGAAGGGAAGGAGTATCCCTGGCAAGCTTTGACTATTAGGGATGTTCAGGTTAAGGTTTTGACAGTGTTTATTACTTGGAGTGGGATGAGGTTTTTGCAGTCTTTATTAGATGCAGGGATGCAGTATAGCCGTGTTTCGAGAGAAACCTTGGGGCTTGGCGTCAGGATGGTGTTAAAGGCGGTGGTTGCTGCTGCCTGGATTGTGATTTTTGCAGTTTGTTACGGAAGGATTTGGACGCAGAGGAACCGTGATAGAAGGTGGACTGGTGAACCTGATAGGAGGGTTGTCCTTTTTCTACAAATTGCATTTGTTTTTGTGTTACCGGAGTTGCTGGCGTTGGCTTTGTTTGTGATACCTTGGATTAGGAACTTTATTGAGGGGACAAattggaaaatattttacctGTTGTCTTGGTGGTTCCAGAGTAAGAGTTTTGTTGGTCGGGGATTGAGGGAAGGGCTAGTTGATAATGTTAAGTATACTCTGTTTTGGGTATTGGTATTAACTACGAAATTTGCTTTTAGTTACTTCTTGCAGATTAAACCTATGATTAAACCGACAAAACAGTTGTTGGATCTTGAGACTGTGAAGTATGAGTGGCATGAGATTTTTGGTGGCAGTAACAAATTGGCTGTTGGTTTGTTGTGGTTGCCTGTGGTGTTTATTTACTTGATGGATATTCAGATTTGGTATTCGATTTATTCTTCGTTTGTGGGAGCAGGAGTGGGGTTATTCCAGCACTTGGGTGAGATTAGAAACATCCAGCAGTTGAGGCTGAGGTTTCAGTTCTTTGCCAGTGCAATTCAGTTCAATCTGATGCCAGAAGAGCAGTTATTGAATGCCAGAGGAACATTTAGGAGCAAGTTTAATGATGCTATTCACCGGTTGAAGCTGAGATATGGACTCGGGCGACCTTACAGGAAGCTTGAATCAAACCAGGTTGAGGCTCACAAGTTTGCTCTGATATGGAATGAGATAATTACGATTTTCAGGGAAGAAGATATCATCTCTGATCGGGAGGTTGAGCTCCTAGAGTTGCCCCAGAATTCTTGGAATGTCAGGGTTATTCGCTGGCCGTGTTTTCTGCTATGCAATGAGCTTTTGCTTGCTCTCAGCCAGGCAAAAGAGTTGGTGGATGCTCCTGATAAGTGGCTTTGGTATAAAATATGCAAGAATGAGTACAGGCGTTGTGCTGTGATTGAAGCTTATGATAGCATCAAGCACATGATGCTTGAAATCCTCAATGTCCAGTCTGAGGAGCATTCGATTCTCACTGTCCTGTTTCAAGAAATTGATCATTCTATTGAGATTGAGAAGTTTACCAGAACATTCAAAATGACTGCGCTTCCCCAGATTCATATGAAGTTGATAAAACTTGTTGAGATATTGAATAAGCCCAAGAAGGATGTGAACCAGGTGGTGAATACTTTGCAGGCCCTTTATGAGATTGCGGTCCGTGATTTTATCAAAGACAAGAGGACCATTGAACAGCTGAGGGAGGATGGATTGGCACCTCGAGATCCTGCTGCCATGGCAGGACTGCTGTTTGAAAATGCTGTTAAGTTGCCTGACCTTAGTGACGAGAAGTTTTATCGGCAGGTTAGGCGCTTGCATACAATTCTGACCTCCAGGGACTCCATGCAGACCATTCCAGTTAATCTTGAGGCAAGACGTCGAATTGCCTTCTTTAGCAACTCACTCTTTATGAATATGCCTCATGCTCCCCAAGTAGAGAAGATGATGGCTTTTAGTGTCCTCACCCCTTACTACAATGAAGAGGTGCTCTACAGCAAAGAGCAGCTCCGAACTGAGAATGAAGATGGGATTTCTATCCTATATTATTTGCAGACCATATACGACGATGAATGGAAAAATTTCATGGAAAGGATGCGCCGAGAGGGAATGGTAAAGGATGATGAGATATGGACAACCAAGATGAGAGATCTGAGGCTCTGGGCATCTTACAGAGGCCAGACACTTTCACGCACTGTCAGAGGAATGATGTACTATTATAGAGCTTTGAAGATGCTGGCTTTCCTTGATTCTGCATCAGAGATGGATATTAGAGAAGGGGCACGAGAACTTGGTTCTATGGGGAGAGATGGTGGTTTGGATAGCTTCAACTCTGAGTCACCTTCTTCCAGGAGTTTAAGCAGAGCAAGTAGTTCTCTAGGTTTGCTATTCAAAGGCCATGAGCAGGGAACCACTTTGATGAAATACACATATGTGGTTGCCTGCCAGATATATGGGGCTCAGAAGGCTAAAAAGGATCCACATGCTGAGGAAATCTTGTATCTGATGAAACACAATGAAGCCCTTCGAGTTGCCTATGTTGATGAGGTTTCTACAACGAGGGATGAGACAGAGTATTACTCTGTTCTTGTGAAATATGATCAACAATTGCAGAAGGAGGTGGAGATCTATCGTGTCAAATTGCCTGGTCCATTGAAGCTTGGAGAGGGTAAACCAGAGAATCAAAACCATGCCCTTATCTTCACCCGTGGTGATGCTGTTCAAACTATAGATATGAACCAAGACAACTATTTTGAGGAGGCACTCAAAATGCGCAATCTCTTGGAGGAATACAGGCACTACTATGGTATACGAAAGCCCACCATCTTGGGAGTCAGGGAACACATTTTTACCGGTTCTGTTTCCTCACTTGCTTGGTTTATGTCAGCTCAAGAAACAAGTTTTGTCACTTTGGGACAGCGTGTCTTGGCAAATCCTCTGAAAATAC containing:
- the LOC18608709 gene encoding callose synthase 12; the protein is MSLRYRHGPQSGPPRTAPPEDEPYNIIPVHNLLADHPSLRFPEVRAAAAALRAVGDLRKPPYGQWHPAMDLLDWLSLFFGFQHGNVKNQREHLVLHLANAQMRLTPPPDNIDTLDAGVLRRFRRQLLKNYTSWCSYLGKKSNIWISDSSRSNSDHRRELLYVGLYLLIWGESANLRFMPECICYIFHHMAMELNKILEDYIDENTGQPVMPSISGDNAFLDRVVKPIYETVKAEVESSKNGTAPHSAWRNYDDLNEYFWSRRCFQKLKWPIDVGSNYFVTSSGSKHIGKTGFVEQRSFWNLYRSFDRLWVMLFLFLQAAIIVAWEGKEYPWQALTIRDVQVKVLTVFITWSGMRFLQSLLDAGMQYSRVSRETLGLGVRMVLKAVVAAAWIVIFAVCYGRIWTQRNRDRRWTGEPDRRVVLFLQIAFVFVLPELLALALFVIPWIRNFIEGTNWKIFYLLSWWFQSKSFVGRGLREGLVDNVKYTLFWVLVLTTKFAFSYFLQIKPMIKPTKQLLDLETVKYEWHEIFGGSNKLAVGLLWLPVVFIYLMDIQIWYSIYSSFVGAGVGLFQHLGEIRNIQQLRLRFQFFASAIQFNLMPEEQLLNARGTFRSKFNDAIHRLKLRYGLGRPYRKLESNQVEAHKFALIWNEIITIFREEDIISDREVELLELPQNSWNVRVIRWPCFLLCNELLLALSQAKELVDAPDKWLWYKICKNEYRRCAVIEAYDSIKHMMLEILNVQSEEHSILTVLFQEIDHSIEIEKFTRTFKMTALPQIHMKLIKLVEILNKPKKDVNQVVNTLQALYEIAVRDFIKDKRTIEQLREDGLAPRDPAAMAGLLFENAVKLPDLSDEKFYRQVRRLHTILTSRDSMQTIPVNLEARRRIAFFSNSLFMNMPHAPQVEKMMAFSVLTPYYNEEVLYSKEQLRTENEDGISILYYLQTIYDDEWKNFMERMRREGMVKDDEIWTTKMRDLRLWASYRGQTLSRTVRGMMYYYRALKMLAFLDSASEMDIREGARELGSMGRDGGLDSFNSESPSSRSLSRASSSLGLLFKGHEQGTTLMKYTYVVACQIYGAQKAKKDPHAEEILYLMKHNEALRVAYVDEVSTTRDETEYYSVLVKYDQQLQKEVEIYRVKLPGPLKLGEGKPENQNHALIFTRGDAVQTIDMNQDNYFEEALKMRNLLEEYRHYYGIRKPTILGVREHIFTGSVSSLAWFMSAQETSFVTLGQRVLANPLKIRMHYGHPDVFDRFWFLTRGGISKASRVINISEDIFAGFNCTLRGGNVTHHEYIQVGKGRDVGLNQISMFEAKVASGNGEQVLSRDVYRLGHRLDFFRMLSFFYTTVGFFFNTMMVILTVYAFLWGRLYLALSGVEKSALSNSSSNNKALGAILNQQFIIQLGLFTALPMIVENSLEHGFLQAIWDFLTMQLQLSSVFYTFSMGTRTHFFGRTVLHGGAKYRATGRGFVVQHKSFAENYRLYARSHFIKATELGLILTVYASHSPIAKDTFVYIAMTISSWFLVLSWILAPFVFNPSGFDWLKTVYDFDEFMNWIWYRGGVFAKAEQSWERWWYEEQDHLRTTGLWGKLLEIILDLRFFFFQYGIVYQLGIAAGNTSIAVYLLSWIYIFVAFGIYLVISYARDKYAAKDHIYFRLVQFLVIILAILVIIALLEFTDFKFIDIFTSLLAFIPTGWGLILIAQVLRPFLQSTRLWDSVVSVARLYDILFGVIVMAPVAFLSWMPGFQSMQTRILFNEAFSRGLRIFQIVTGKKSSDS